In a single window of the Victivallis lenta genome:
- the ispH gene encoding 4-hydroxy-3-methylbut-2-enyl diphosphate reductase — translation MEQTKCIYLAHPHGMCAGVRRALQAVDAVLERFGPPVYVLHEIVHNSFIVNGLRKRGVRFAESLDEVPPGSVLLFSAHGVSSAVEQEAHRRGLRTIDATCPLVKRLHHAAEKADDVLILLGHRGHPEVEGTVGRSGAGRTFTAGSREELAGLPDFPAGTRIVLLAQTTLNTEEVRAMETLLRDRYPHLESAAAVCYATTNRQKAVRLLAEKTGTVLVIGSPHSSNSNRLREAAEQAGAEAFLIEGPEELPRERLLAAASVGIGAGASAPESLVRQVIGELGRLGFGRVEPVHAAEEETIFKRPAIPEER, via the coding sequence ATGGAGCAGACGAAATGCATTTATCTCGCACATCCGCATGGCATGTGCGCCGGAGTGCGCAGGGCACTGCAGGCGGTCGACGCAGTTCTGGAACGGTTCGGGCCGCCGGTTTACGTGCTGCATGAGATCGTGCACAACAGCTTTATCGTGAACGGCCTGCGGAAACGGGGCGTCCGCTTTGCGGAGTCGCTTGATGAAGTTCCCCCGGGTTCGGTGCTGCTGTTCAGCGCGCACGGCGTTTCCTCCGCCGTGGAACAGGAGGCGCACCGCAGGGGGCTCAGGACGATCGACGCGACCTGTCCGCTCGTGAAAAGACTGCACCATGCGGCGGAAAAGGCGGACGACGTCCTGATCCTGCTCGGTCACCGGGGCCATCCGGAGGTGGAGGGAACGGTCGGGCGGTCGGGCGCCGGGCGGACCTTCACTGCCGGCAGCCGGGAAGAGCTCGCCGGGCTGCCGGATTTTCCGGCCGGAACGCGAATCGTGCTCCTGGCGCAGACCACGCTGAATACGGAGGAGGTCCGCGCGATGGAGACGCTGCTGCGGGACCGCTATCCGCACCTGGAGTCGGCCGCCGCGGTCTGTTACGCGACGACCAACCGCCAGAAAGCCGTGCGGCTGCTGGCGGAAAAGACCGGAACCGTGCTGGTGATCGGTTCTCCGCACAGCTCGAATTCGAACCGGCTGCGGGAAGCGGCGGAGCAGGCGGGCGCCGAAGCGTTCCTGATCGAAGGACCGGAGGAGCTGCCGCGCGAACGGCTGCTCGCGGCGGCATCGGTCGGCATCGGCGCGGGAGCCAGCGCGCCGGAGAGCCTGGTACGGCAGGTGATCGGCGAACTCGGCCGCCTCGGCTTCGGCCGGGTCGAACCGGTCCATGCCGCGGAAGAAGAGACCATATTTAAACGACCGGCAATCCCGGAGGAACGATGA
- a CDS encoding AAA family ATPase has product MANGNPAVRRDELEMLIRARYPVINVVSYEEQRVLAHVQRIAERREKKVYTWSFNTGVIPAGLTEQSARRTDPQTRDPLAALDRVIGNIEPAIFVFFDFHPYMGNRNFAVIRRLREVAAALKNSYKTLIIITPTMCMTEDLEKDVTVIDYPLPDLTVMEDLLDQVLAEVRDNPQLVIDLPPESREALLQAALGLTFNEAENVFARALVLQGGLSAESVPVVLEEKKQLIRKSGILEYYEAAEGFENIGGLDLLKEWLWKRSFAFTENARAFGLPAPKGALFLGVQGCGKSLCAKAVSAAWKMPLLRFDAGRLFSSALGSTESNMRRSLAVAESISPCILWIDEIEKAFGGVGGSGGDTDGGTSARIFGALLTWLAEKTAPVFVIATANNISKLPPELLRKGRFDEIFFVDLPNEAERKEIFRLKIAERNRNPDYFDLDALSKASAGFSGAEIEAAVVAALYDCYYAGRDLEEGDVMLALAATVPLSRTLSEEIRKLRDWCLGRARPASTGAPEVPEGELRKIELE; this is encoded by the coding sequence ATGGCTAACGGTAATCCGGCGGTTCGCCGCGACGAGCTTGAAATGCTGATCCGGGCGCGGTACCCGGTGATCAATGTCGTCTCGTACGAGGAACAGCGCGTCCTTGCGCATGTGCAGCGCATTGCGGAGCGGCGCGAAAAGAAGGTTTACACCTGGAGCTTCAATACCGGCGTGATTCCCGCCGGGCTCACGGAGCAGTCAGCCAGACGGACCGATCCGCAGACCCGCGACCCGCTCGCCGCTCTCGACCGGGTCATCGGGAATATCGAACCGGCGATTTTCGTCTTTTTCGATTTCCACCCCTATATGGGAAACCGCAATTTCGCGGTGATCCGGCGTCTCCGGGAAGTCGCCGCCGCGCTGAAGAACAGCTACAAGACGCTGATCATCATCACACCGACCATGTGCATGACTGAAGATCTCGAAAAGGATGTCACGGTCATCGACTACCCGCTGCCGGACCTGACGGTCATGGAGGATCTGCTCGACCAGGTGCTCGCCGAAGTCAGAGACAATCCGCAGCTCGTCATCGACCTGCCGCCCGAATCGCGCGAGGCGCTGCTGCAGGCCGCGCTCGGGCTGACCTTCAACGAAGCCGAGAACGTGTTTGCGCGCGCGCTGGTGCTGCAGGGCGGCCTTTCGGCGGAGAGCGTTCCGGTCGTGCTCGAGGAGAAGAAGCAGCTGATCCGCAAATCCGGCATCCTCGAATACTACGAGGCGGCCGAGGGATTCGAGAACATCGGCGGACTCGATCTCCTGAAGGAGTGGCTCTGGAAACGTTCGTTCGCGTTCACCGAGAATGCCCGTGCTTTCGGGCTGCCCGCCCCGAAGGGAGCGCTCTTCCTCGGCGTGCAGGGGTGCGGCAAGAGCCTCTGCGCGAAGGCCGTCTCCGCGGCATGGAAGATGCCGCTGCTGCGCTTCGACGCCGGGCGGCTCTTTTCGAGCGCGCTCGGTTCGACCGAGTCGAATATGCGCCGTTCGCTCGCCGTGGCCGAATCAATTTCGCCGTGCATTCTCTGGATCGACGAGATCGAGAAGGCGTTCGGCGGCGTCGGCGGTTCGGGCGGAGACACCGACGGCGGCACCTCGGCGCGCATCTTCGGCGCTCTCCTGACCTGGCTGGCCGAAAAGACCGCGCCGGTTTTCGTCATCGCAACCGCGAACAATATCTCGAAGCTTCCGCCCGAGCTGCTGCGCAAGGGGCGTTTCGACGAAATCTTCTTCGTGGACCTGCCGAACGAGGCGGAGCGGAAGGAGATTTTCCGGCTGAAGATCGCCGAGCGGAACCGGAATCCCGACTATTTCGACCTCGACGCGCTGTCGAAGGCTTCCGCCGGCTTCAGCGGGGCCGAAATCGAGGCGGCGGTCGTCGCGGCGCTGTACGACTGCTACTACGCCGGGCGCGACCTGGAGGAAGGGGACGTCATGCTGGCGCTGGCGGCGACGGTTCCGCTGTCGCGGACGCTGTCGGAGGAGATCCGGAAGCTGCGCGACTGGTGTCTCGGCCGGGCGCGCCCGGCTTCGACCGGTGCGCCGGAAGTTCCGGAAGGCGAGCTCCGAAAAATCGAACTGGAATAA
- a CDS encoding type IV pilus twitching motility protein PilT has product MSKPLTLDRLLYTARRFGASDIHLIAGLPPAWRVNGEIVLAEAEPYSAETLARLALDALTEAQRETFEKEMALSYSLTHSELGRFRVSVYLRNGSPELSIRACAEKLRTREELGLPEAVDRLLDRPSGLILVTGPTGSGKTTTLNYMIDQINSRRRGKIIMIEDPIEYVHTHKMSLVVQQELHSDVRSFHEGLLHILRQDPDVIGIGEMRNFDTIGTALTAAETGHLVIATLHTSSVVTTVERIVGVFPPEQQQQVIVQLANSLQGILTQQLLPTVDRKGRVLACEYLSVDLASRNLMRDADWHKLYTQLELGTQQGMCTMDSSLIRLYEQGRISYDSLLSHVVYPDTVRRKYNRSGI; this is encoded by the coding sequence ATGAGCAAACCACTTACGCTGGATCGCCTTCTGTATACGGCGCGCCGGTTCGGCGCTTCGGACATCCATTTGATCGCGGGGCTGCCGCCCGCCTGGCGGGTCAACGGCGAAATCGTCCTCGCCGAAGCCGAACCGTATTCCGCGGAGACGCTGGCCCGCCTGGCGCTCGACGCGCTGACCGAGGCGCAGCGCGAGACGTTCGAAAAGGAGATGGCGCTCAGCTACTCGCTCACGCATTCGGAGCTGGGCAGGTTCCGGGTTTCGGTCTATCTGCGGAACGGCTCGCCGGAACTCTCCATCCGCGCCTGCGCGGAAAAGCTGCGCACCCGCGAGGAGCTCGGGCTGCCGGAGGCGGTCGACCGGCTGCTCGACCGGCCTTCCGGCCTCATTCTCGTCACCGGGCCGACCGGTTCCGGCAAGACGACGACGCTGAATTACATGATCGACCAGATCAACAGCCGGCGCCGCGGCAAGATCATCATGATCGAAGACCCGATCGAATATGTCCACACCCACAAGATGTCGCTCGTAGTCCAGCAGGAGCTGCACAGCGACGTGCGGAGCTTCCACGAGGGGCTGCTGCACATCCTGCGGCAGGACCCGGATGTGATCGGCATCGGCGAGATGCGGAATTTCGACACGATCGGCACCGCCCTCACGGCGGCCGAAACCGGCCACCTCGTGATTGCGACGCTGCACACTTCGAGCGTGGTGACGACCGTCGAACGGATCGTCGGCGTGTTTCCGCCCGAGCAGCAGCAGCAGGTGATCGTTCAGCTCGCGAACTCTCTGCAGGGGATTCTGACCCAGCAGCTTCTGCCGACGGTCGACCGCAAGGGCCGGGTGCTCGCCTGCGAATATCTCTCCGTCGACCTCGCGTCGCGGAACCTGATGCGCGACGCGGACTGGCACAAACTCTACACGCAGCTTGAGCTCGGCACGCAGCAGGGGATGTGCACGATGGATTCGTCGCTGATCCGCCTCTACGAGCAGGGACGCATCAGCTACGATTCGCTGCTGTCGCACGTCGTCTACCCCGATACGGTGCGGCGGAAATACAACCGTTCCGGAATCTGA
- a CDS encoding carbon starvation protein A — protein sequence MLLFLLGMAILVIGYFTYGRFVEKILGPDDRPTPCRTCSDGVDFVRLPHWKNMLIQLLNIAGVGPVIGVILGIKFGAIAFLIIPVGNIIGGAVHDFVGGMMSLRHNGANLPELIRMNTGKAFYWIFSAFMIFLLLLVVAVFINIPARLIDGFWPSTALFWTAVIAIFLYYIAATLFPVDKIIGSVYPLFGALLILGTFAIFAVLMFHAAGNPALLSESEAFRANMLTPANNSPILPMLFVTIACGILSGFHATQSPIIARTMEHEKQAKSSYYGMMVLEGVIGMIWAAAGLAIYNLFPELMQENPTNVLSKITTHFLGSWVGAVTVISVIILAVTSGDTAMRSLRLSLAEMFRIQQKPIRNRFLLCLPLIAVVSLLLWWSNQSAQTFNQLWVYFAWGNQVLASCTLTAGTVWLLRNRKPGWITAVPGAFMTFIVATYILWISPAHGGPLGKPLLGFGLELQTAYIIAILFACITTGWSIWYGRKLSR from the coding sequence ATGCTGCTCTTTCTGCTCGGGATGGCGATTCTCGTGATCGGTTACTTCACTTACGGCAGGTTCGTCGAAAAGATTCTGGGGCCGGACGACCGGCCGACGCCATGCCGGACCTGTTCGGACGGCGTCGACTTCGTCCGGCTCCCGCACTGGAAAAACATGCTGATCCAGCTCCTGAACATCGCCGGAGTCGGCCCGGTGATCGGCGTGATCCTCGGCATCAAATTCGGCGCGATCGCCTTCCTCATCATTCCGGTCGGCAACATCATCGGCGGCGCCGTGCACGACTTCGTCGGCGGCATGATGTCGCTGCGGCACAACGGCGCCAACCTGCCGGAACTGATCCGCATGAACACCGGCAAGGCGTTCTACTGGATCTTCTCGGCGTTCATGATCTTCCTGCTGCTGCTGGTGGTGGCGGTATTCATCAACATTCCGGCCCGGCTGATCGACGGCTTCTGGCCCTCGACCGCGCTGTTCTGGACGGCGGTCATCGCCATCTTCCTCTACTACATCGCCGCGACGCTGTTCCCGGTGGACAAGATCATCGGCTCGGTTTATCCGCTGTTCGGCGCGCTGCTGATCCTCGGAACCTTCGCGATCTTCGCGGTCCTGATGTTCCACGCAGCCGGCAACCCCGCGCTGCTGTCGGAGTCGGAGGCATTCCGGGCCAATATGCTGACCCCCGCCAACAACAGCCCGATCCTGCCGATGCTGTTCGTCACGATCGCCTGCGGCATCCTCTCGGGCTTCCACGCCACGCAGTCGCCGATCATCGCCCGCACGATGGAGCATGAAAAACAGGCGAAATCGAGCTATTACGGCATGATGGTGCTCGAAGGCGTGATCGGCATGATCTGGGCGGCGGCCGGACTGGCGATCTACAATCTGTTCCCCGAGCTCATGCAGGAAAACCCGACCAATGTGCTTTCGAAGATCACGACGCATTTCCTCGGCAGCTGGGTCGGGGCGGTGACGGTCATCAGCGTCATCATCCTCGCCGTAACCTCCGGCGACACGGCGATGCGGAGTCTGCGGCTGAGTCTGGCGGAAATGTTCCGCATTCAGCAGAAGCCGATCAGGAACCGCTTTCTGCTCTGCCTGCCGCTGATCGCCGTCGTCTCGCTCCTGCTCTGGTGGTCGAACCAGAGCGCCCAGACCTTCAACCAGCTCTGGGTCTACTTCGCATGGGGCAATCAGGTGCTCGCAAGCTGCACGCTGACGGCCGGCACAGTCTGGCTGCTGCGGAACCGCAAGCCGGGGTGGATCACCGCCGTGCCGGGCGCATTCATGACCTTCATCGTCGCGACCTATATCCTCTGGATCTCGCCGGCACACGGCGGACCGCTCGGCAAGCCGCTGCTCGGTTTCGGGCTCGAGCTGCAGACAGCGTACATCATCGCAATCCTGTTCGCGTGCATCACGACCGGCTGGAGCATCTGGTACGGGCGGAAACTCTCCCGGTAA
- a CDS encoding radical SAM protein, giving the protein MRDFIAKIGRSIDWEALSGRAAALASPCRLCERRCGARRAEGETGFCGVTEPRVSKFFTTYGEEPPLNPARMLYLAGCNLRCRYCSNAEFLEPGCPGCVPFDAAEIAARTDRLYRQGRIRVLQLLGGEPGCSLPAAVEVARRLESGVPVVWNSDFLFTAEAFEVIDGFVDFYVADFKFAADACAGRLTGFGGYVPTMKRNLLAVEPGRLLVRQLPVHGHVECCTIPALEFLAEELPGVPVSLNELLPDQDGCCLPLDRREWEKVGEAVERLGLRRIRSVCNPEPGGVGSDSGRFSGELILRPDGTIAVQDVPDEVRQLLNALLSGGENVEGGANG; this is encoded by the coding sequence ATGAGAGATTTTATTGCGAAAATCGGGCGTTCGATCGACTGGGAGGCGCTGAGCGGCCGGGCTGCCGCACTGGCCAGCCCGTGCCGCCTGTGCGAACGCCGCTGCGGCGCGCGCCGCGCGGAAGGCGAAACCGGATTCTGCGGCGTGACCGAACCGCGCGTTTCGAAGTTTTTCACGACCTATGGCGAGGAACCTCCGCTGAATCCGGCCCGCATGCTCTATTTGGCCGGATGCAACCTGCGCTGCCGCTACTGTTCGAACGCCGAATTCCTGGAGCCGGGGTGTCCCGGCTGCGTTCCGTTCGATGCGGCGGAGATCGCGGCGCGGACAGACCGGCTTTACCGGCAGGGCCGCATCCGCGTGCTTCAGCTGCTCGGTGGCGAGCCCGGCTGTTCGCTTCCGGCCGCCGTCGAAGTCGCCCGCCGGCTCGAGTCGGGCGTGCCGGTGGTCTGGAACAGCGATTTCCTGTTCACTGCCGAGGCATTCGAGGTCATCGACGGTTTCGTCGACTTCTATGTGGCCGATTTCAAGTTCGCGGCGGATGCGTGCGCCGGGCGGCTGACCGGTTTCGGCGGCTATGTCCCGACGATGAAGCGGAATCTGCTTGCCGTGGAACCCGGGCGGCTTCTCGTCCGGCAGCTGCCGGTGCACGGGCATGTCGAATGCTGCACGATTCCGGCGCTCGAATTCCTGGCGGAAGAGCTGCCCGGCGTGCCGGTCAGCCTGAATGAGCTCCTGCCGGACCAAGACGGCTGCTGCCTTCCGCTCGACCGGCGGGAGTGGGAGAAGGTCGGGGAGGCCGTGGAGCGGCTCGGACTCCGGCGCATCCGTTCGGTCTGCAATCCGGAACCCGGGGGCGTTGGATCGGATTCCGGCAGATTCAGCGGAGAACTGATTCTGCGGCCGGACGGCACGATCGCCGTTCAGGACGTTCCGGACGAGGTCCGTCAATTGTTGAATGCCCTGCTGTCGGGCGGGGAGAACGTGGAAGGTGGTGCGAATGGCTAA
- the guaA gene encoding glutamine-hydrolyzing GMP synthase, with the protein MKQTPETIVLVNFGCEDIQKFARSIRDRHIYTMVMPYTVPAERVMEEKPVGLILCADAGTPERPGAREKFEALKLPILDLTSGTGTGDVDAAVAFCCQCGCHGSWTMEKFIDEAVADIRRQVGSAKVVLGLSGGVDSSVVAALIHKAIGRQLTCVFVNHGLLRKNEPELVQEIFARNFDMNLCYIDASDRFLDKLKGVADPEQKRKIIGKEFIEVFAEAAAKVDAPFLGQGTIYPDILESIPLDGNPNGVIKSHHNVGGLPKNMKFKLVEPVERLFKDEVRQVGRLLGLPSELIDRHPFPGPSLGVRHVGPIERDTLHMLREADAIVTEELTRAGWYHKTWQTFAIFVPVKTVGIKNGQRSYDYVIAIRSINSVDAVTAQVVRLPWELLETMMERIVREVDGVNRVVYDITAKPPGTIEWE; encoded by the coding sequence ATGAAGCAAACCCCGGAAACCATCGTGCTGGTCAACTTCGGATGCGAAGACATCCAGAAGTTCGCCCGCTCGATCCGTGACCGTCACATCTACACGATGGTCATGCCTTATACCGTTCCGGCCGAGCGCGTGATGGAGGAGAAGCCGGTCGGGCTGATCCTCTGCGCCGACGCCGGTACGCCGGAGCGCCCCGGCGCGCGCGAAAAATTCGAAGCGCTGAAGCTGCCGATCCTCGACCTGACCTCCGGCACCGGAACCGGCGACGTGGACGCCGCCGTCGCATTCTGCTGTCAGTGCGGCTGCCACGGCAGCTGGACGATGGAGAAGTTCATCGACGAAGCCGTGGCCGACATCCGCCGCCAGGTCGGCAGCGCGAAGGTCGTGCTCGGTCTGTCCGGCGGTGTCGACTCCTCGGTCGTCGCCGCGCTGATCCACAAGGCGATCGGCAGGCAGCTGACCTGCGTTTTCGTGAACCACGGGCTGCTGCGCAAGAACGAGCCCGAACTCGTGCAGGAGATTTTCGCCCGGAACTTCGATATGAACCTCTGCTATATCGATGCGTCGGACCGTTTTCTCGACAAACTCAAGGGCGTCGCCGATCCGGAGCAGAAGCGCAAGATCATCGGCAAGGAGTTCATCGAGGTCTTCGCCGAGGCGGCGGCCAAGGTCGACGCTCCGTTCCTCGGGCAGGGGACGATCTACCCGGATATTCTCGAGAGCATTCCGCTCGACGGCAATCCGAACGGCGTCATCAAGAGCCACCACAACGTCGGCGGTCTCCCGAAGAATATGAAGTTCAAGCTGGTCGAGCCGGTCGAGCGGCTGTTCAAGGACGAAGTTCGTCAGGTCGGGCGGCTGCTCGGGCTGCCGTCGGAGCTCATCGACCGTCATCCGTTCCCGGGGCCGTCGCTCGGTGTCCGGCACGTCGGCCCGATCGAGCGCGACACGCTGCATATGCTCCGTGAAGCCGACGCGATCGTGACCGAGGAGCTGACCAGGGCCGGCTGGTATCACAAGACCTGGCAGACTTTCGCGATCTTCGTGCCGGTCAAGACGGTCGGCATCAAGAACGGGCAGCGTTCGTACGATTACGTTATCGCGATCCGTTCGATCAACAGTGTCGACGCAGTGACCGCGCAGGTCGTGCGCCTGCCGTGGGAGCTCCTCGAGACCATGATGGAGCGGATCGTCCGCGAAGTCGACGGCGTGAACCGCGTGGTTTACGACATCACGGCGAAGCCGCCGGGGACGATCGAGTGGGAATAA
- a CDS encoding beta-N-acetylhexosaminidase — MLIFPEPRRVSDSGSWVSYADRRWLVLPAEAGFELKEAAMCAAELLSERFFSPVEVTAGTPGAGARLLTMVRDSTLPPEGYRLETTPEQALLSASGDAGFYYGLLTFRQLLSEPCRVPLMRIDDAPDFARRGYMLDVSRCKVPAMQELKRTVDSLSALRYNELQLYMEHSFAFAGDERVWFDSSPLTPAEIMELDRYCRSRFIELVPNLNSFGHLGRWLCLGEYRGLAESPEPWYFEAWDAWYQATLAPGKEALDFIDRLYAEFLPNFTSGMLNIGCDETVELGQGRSRKLCAERGLHRVYLDFLSELVKLAGRHGRRVQFWGDIILHEPELIPELPQGVTALDWGYEANHPFRDECAKFRAAGIPFYVCPGTSAWNSITGRTANMFGNIGSAARCGRESGAAGLLLTDWGDGGHHQYWPLSWPGIAAAAGWSWNAASSVEEAVPYAVDFAFNPGGDGRLGELLLDYGRICEAFAHPGVNQTCFWGILNAPDRRCNRELLELATADEAAAALAALASWRGRMTEHPPKAPRLVLDELANSSELARLALESLAARKGGAFDAAAWNDGLRRVIGRHRDLWLARNRAGGLRESMNVLEGFLKKDIR; from the coding sequence ATGTTGATTTTTCCCGAACCGCGCCGGGTTTCCGATTCGGGTTCCTGGGTGAGCTATGCGGATCGCCGCTGGCTGGTCCTTCCGGCGGAGGCCGGATTCGAGCTGAAGGAGGCGGCGATGTGCGCGGCGGAGCTGCTGTCGGAGCGTTTTTTTTCTCCGGTTGAGGTGACGGCCGGCACGCCGGGCGCGGGCGCCCGGCTGCTGACCATGGTGCGGGATTCCACCCTGCCGCCGGAGGGATACCGGCTCGAAACGACGCCGGAACAGGCGCTGCTGTCGGCCTCCGGCGACGCCGGGTTTTACTACGGATTGCTCACTTTCCGGCAATTGCTGTCGGAACCGTGCCGGGTTCCGCTGATGCGGATTGACGACGCGCCCGATTTCGCGCGGCGCGGCTACATGCTCGACGTGTCGCGCTGCAAGGTGCCGGCCATGCAGGAGCTGAAACGGACCGTCGACAGCCTGAGCGCCTTGCGTTACAATGAGCTGCAGCTTTACATGGAACACTCTTTCGCGTTTGCCGGAGACGAACGGGTCTGGTTCGACTCCTCGCCGCTGACGCCGGCGGAGATCATGGAACTCGACCGCTACTGCCGCAGCCGTTTCATCGAGCTCGTGCCGAATCTGAACAGCTTCGGGCATCTCGGCCGCTGGCTCTGCCTCGGAGAGTACCGCGGCCTGGCCGAAAGTCCGGAACCGTGGTATTTCGAGGCGTGGGATGCCTGGTATCAGGCGACGCTCGCTCCCGGAAAGGAGGCGCTCGACTTCATCGACCGGCTCTACGCCGAGTTCCTGCCGAACTTCACGAGCGGAATGCTGAACATCGGCTGCGACGAGACTGTGGAGCTCGGGCAGGGGCGCAGCCGGAAGCTCTGCGCGGAGCGCGGCCTGCACCGGGTTTACCTCGATTTTCTCTCGGAACTTGTGAAGCTGGCCGGCAGGCACGGGCGCCGGGTCCAGTTCTGGGGCGATATCATCCTGCATGAGCCGGAGCTGATTCCGGAGCTGCCGCAGGGGGTGACTGCGCTCGACTGGGGATATGAGGCGAACCACCCGTTCAGGGACGAATGCGCGAAGTTCCGCGCCGCCGGAATTCCGTTCTACGTCTGCCCCGGCACGTCGGCCTGGAACTCGATCACCGGCCGGACCGCGAACATGTTCGGCAACATCGGTTCGGCGGCCCGCTGCGGCCGGGAGTCCGGGGCGGCCGGGCTGCTGCTGACCGACTGGGGCGACGGCGGGCATCATCAGTACTGGCCGCTCTCCTGGCCCGGCATCGCCGCTGCGGCCGGGTGGAGCTGGAACGCGGCTTCATCTGTGGAAGAGGCGGTGCCGTACGCGGTCGATTTCGCCTTCAATCCGGGTGGTGACGGGAGGCTCGGGGAGCTGCTGCTCGATTACGGCCGCATCTGCGAGGCGTTCGCGCATCCCGGCGTGAACCAGACCTGCTTCTGGGGCATTCTGAATGCGCCGGATCGCCGCTGCAACCGCGAGCTCCTGGAGCTGGCGACGGCGGACGAGGCCGCCGCGGCGCTTGCCGCGCTCGCCTCCTGGCGCGGCCGTATGACGGAACATCCGCCAAAGGCTCCGCGCCTCGTGCTCGACGAGCTCGCAAATTCATCGGAGCTGGCCCGCCTGGCGCTCGAATCGCTGGCGGCCCGGAAAGGCGGCGCTTTCGATGCGGCGGCCTGGAACGACGGCCTGCGCCGGGTCATCGGGCGTCACCGCGATCTGTGGCTGGCCCGCAACCGGGCCGGAGGCCTGCGCGAAAGCATGAACGTGCTCGAAGGCTTCCTGAAGAAAGATATTCGCTGA
- a CDS encoding ABC transporter ATP-binding protein — MNAYSTDDFSALSDAPPLLAVRDLCKFFPIRSRGVIPKKTGDVKAVNRVSFDLRRNETLGLVGESGCGKSTTVRTILRALDFTSGHAYFDAAGDGRYVDFGELTARELIPLRRSAQMIFQDPFSSLNPRMTVGGIVAEPLVIHRMAKGAELERRVDEMLLKVGLKPEYKTRYPHAFSGGQRQRIGIARALVMNPRFVVADEAVSALDVSVQAQVINLLDDLKRDMGLSYIFVAHDLGVVRHICDRVAVMYAGRIVEIAPTEELFGHPVHPYTRLLLASAPVPDPDRRRELPKAGEVADAGNLPPGCAFAPRCPEAGKGCAAEVPELLPVGPDHFAACTSAG, encoded by the coding sequence ATGAACGCTTACAGCACAGACGATTTCAGCGCGCTTTCCGATGCGCCGCCGTTGCTGGCGGTGCGGGATTTGTGCAAATTTTTCCCGATCCGCAGCCGGGGAGTGATTCCGAAGAAGACCGGTGACGTGAAGGCGGTGAACCGCGTTTCGTTCGACCTGCGGCGGAACGAGACGCTCGGGCTGGTCGGGGAGTCGGGCTGCGGAAAATCGACGACGGTGCGGACGATTCTGCGGGCGCTCGACTTCACGTCCGGCCACGCATATTTCGATGCGGCGGGCGACGGTCGCTACGTCGATTTCGGAGAGCTGACGGCCAGGGAGCTGATTCCGCTCAGGCGATCCGCGCAGATGATTTTCCAGGACCCGTTTTCGAGCCTGAACCCGCGCATGACGGTCGGCGGAATCGTCGCCGAACCGCTGGTGATTCACCGGATGGCGAAGGGGGCGGAGCTTGAGCGCCGCGTCGATGAAATGCTGTTGAAGGTCGGGCTCAAACCCGAATACAAGACCCGTTATCCGCACGCGTTTTCCGGCGGTCAGCGGCAGCGGATCGGCATCGCCCGCGCGCTGGTGATGAATCCGCGTTTCGTGGTGGCGGACGAGGCGGTTTCGGCACTCGATGTTTCGGTGCAGGCGCAGGTCATCAACCTGCTCGACGACCTGAAACGCGACATGGGGCTGTCGTACATTTTCGTCGCGCACGATCTCGGGGTGGTTCGACACATCTGCGACCGGGTCGCCGTGATGTATGCGGGGCGGATCGTTGAAATCGCGCCGACGGAAGAGTTGTTCGGGCACCCGGTTCACCCGTATACCCGGCTGCTGCTGGCTTCCGCGCCGGTGCCGGACCCGGACCGGAGGCGGGAGCTTCCGAAGGCCGGGGAGGTTGCCGATGCCGGGAACCTCCCGCCCGGATGCGCCTTCGCGCCGCGCTGCCCGGAAGCGGGGAAGGGGTGTGCGGCGGAAGTGCCGGAGCTTCTTCCGGTCGGCCCGGATCACTTCGCGGCATGCACTTCCGCGGGATGA
- a CDS encoding DUF2997 domain-containing protein, translating into MAREIEIEISPEGIVRGDISGFGGTRCREIADILSEIVGQEVGFEPDSEYFQAGIGVDVDVDVETER; encoded by the coding sequence ATGGCACGGGAAATCGAGATCGAAATTTCTCCGGAGGGGATCGTTCGCGGAGACATCTCCGGTTTCGGCGGCACCAGATGCCGCGAGATCGCGGACATTCTCTCTGAAATCGTCGGGCAGGAGGTCGGCTTTGAGCCGGATTCCGAATATTTTCAGGCCGGAATCGGCGTCGACGTCGATGTCGATGTGGAGACGGAGCGGTAA